In Chanodichthys erythropterus isolate Z2021 chromosome 9, ASM2448905v1, whole genome shotgun sequence, a genomic segment contains:
- the crb2b gene encoding protein crumbs homolog 2b, which translates to MEFGRIYLRYKRAALLSLMFKLGLFCTVTSEVCLSSPCQNNGTCIPTLGGYHCVCRLTPPIYAGVNCEILYDPCEHADCPSTCISTPGMENYTCLCPDGFDGPNCTQNINECESSPCMGVKSYCVDGVNGYSCHCPSGYSGDDCRTKVRDCADDPCYNNATCMWAPDGYECRCAAGFRGQNCEEDIDECVSQPCRNGAICQDGVDVYHCYCVPGFQGYHCDIDINECASQPCENNGTCINGKDRYICECLIGFTGLNCEVDIDECEADPCQNGATCHDHVGLYTCECVPGYEGINCELDINECESSPCQHGGTCLDMVNSYECDCSGTGFMGSFCEEDIPECVSGPCQHGATCQEGVNQYTCLCWPGYEGENCELDVDECDARPCENDGECFQRSDSRHYRVLPELDREFSYESAAGFLCHCRTGFTGENCSVNVNECESAPCENGGTCEDLVNAFKCSCPPGFTGVVCEINVDECESDPCQNGAMCKDAINDYICSCPPPAPDQLPWGGRDCDVALTGCVDDPCQNGATCVPSLHEDEHRHTCRCPSGFHGDTCETSTTFSITARGYLVVEVPHRNRTRRQAGSQGPSVQLRFRTTLPDAILFYRGSQEHFFILELIGGNLLSRAESGDLKLAVQLSGDFSDGLWREVSVSVDERLTLTLLSENRTAEDGGHNQLLSFQPHGLEKAYIGGVPPEYLNNTENRMGFVGCFEDLLVDSQLVLPQNFSSEPDVQMGCERRERCRPDPCSERGHCVDLWSDYMCHCRRPFYGHNCSEEHSSWTFSHERNRSFAAFPITQKHGANLTVSLWLKTRQINGLVFQLQHENQAYFTLFLKNGSMYVAIYNSVRRASNFLTDGEKVFVAIKKEQGVIVFNQTQQISVSHSDFEVEAGDVAYLGGLPEGETNVPWGGYFKGCMQDVRIDDTQLYMYTGSISQKPQHPSYLPRNSSNVLEGCVGDQTCKMKPCQNGGKCRVIWNDFVCSCPLNYSGKTCDTCVWCVSDPCDSGTRCVDLPDGYECLANATFESNALKFSANGSLLAPVTHISMELRTREENGTLLRASNRLEFFCMGLLNSSLIVKFREGNSLDVHAFTSDVPVSDGEWHQVELYTSSSRIAASRWLLTVDGQPAGSSLAAAGSADFFNFSTVWLAQNYTGCLGEVRIGGVYLPFSGRLEEEAPQASQFIRVGGMAEPQLGCTSTRLCLSEPCQNNGTCTDLFNLFDCKCAPGWTGERCQENVDECGQRPCVRGECRDLPGDYECECPAGYGGKNCQEVDKCQEHRCENGGSCVTTDTGCTCVCPPDHTGPLCQWRFPRRQCEVDSECENGGICTEGFWGTNFTCRPGFSGERCEVDIDECESDPCLNGGRCVNRANHFLCECVSNFTGENCENMKQLQMERVPWLVVAVPLASLAVLLATVGLVCMVLTTRKKRQSEGTYSPSQQEVAGARMEMGSVLKVPPEERLI; encoded by the exons GTCTGTTCTGCACTGTCACATCTGAAGTGTGTCTGTCATCTCCATGCCAAAACAACGGCACCTGCATACCTACCTTGGGCGGCTACCATTGTGTCTGCCGTCTCACGCCGCCTATATATGCAGGAGTAAACTGTGAGATTTTATACGACCCGTGTGAACATGCAGACTGTCCCTCCACATGCATCAGCACTCCAGGAATGGAGAACTACACCTGTCTGTGTCCCGACGGGTTTGACGGACCCAACTGCACCCAGAACATCAATGAATGTGAGAGCAGCCCCTGCATGGGAGTCAAGAGCTACTGCGTGGATGGAGTTAACGGATATTCCTGCCACTGTCCCAGCGGATACAGCGGGGACGACTGCAGGACGAAGGTGCGAGACTGTGCGGATGACCCGTGCTACAATAACGCCACCTGCATGTGGGCACCAGACGGGTACGAGTGCCGGTGTGCCGCAGGCTTTCGGGGTCAAAACTGTGAAGAAGACATCGATGAGTGTGTATCGCAGCCCTGCAGGAACGGCGCCATCTGTCAGGACGGTGTTGATGTGTATCACTGCTACTGTGTACCTGGTTTCCAAGGTTACCACTGTGACATTGACATCAACGAGTGCGCATCCCAACCCTGTGAGAACAACGGGACGTGCATCAACGGGAAGGACCGCTACATCTGCGAGTGTCTCATTGGGTTTACAG GACTGAACTGTGAAGTTGACATTGATGAATGTGAGGCGGATCCCTGTCAGAACGGCGCCACCTGCCACGATCACGTGGGTCTGTACACCTGTGAGTGTGTGCCGGGATACGAGGGCATTAACTGTGAGCTGGACATCAACGAGTGTGAAAGTTCACCCTGCCAACATGGAGGGACGTGTCTGGATATGGTCAACAG CTATGAGTGTGACTGCAGCGGCACTGGATTCATGGGCTCTTTCTGTGAAGAAGACATCCCCGAGTGTGTGTCGGGCCCTTGCCAGCATGGCGCCACCTGCCAGGAAGGAGTTAACCAGTATACCTGCCTCTGTTGGCCAG gcTATGAAGGTGAGAACTGTGAGCTTGATGTGGACGAGTGTGACGCCCGTCCGTGTGAAAATGACGGCGAATGTTTCCAGAGATCCGACTCCAGACACTACAGAGTTTTGCCAGAACTGGACCGTGAGTTCAGCTACGAGAGCGCAGCAGGATTCCTGTGCCACTGCCGCACTGGATTCACAG GTGAAAACTGTTCAGTTAACGTGAACGAATGCGAGTCTGCGCCGTGTGAAAACGGAGGCACCTGTGAAGATCTCGTCAATGCATTTAAGTGCTCGTGTCCTCCGGGGTTCACAG GTGTTGTGTGTGAGATTAACGTGGACGAGTGTGAGAGCGACCCGTGTCAGAACGGAGCCATGTGTAAGGATGCCATTAATGACTACATATGTTCCTGTCCACCTCCTGCGCCGGACCAGCTGCCCTGGGGCGGCCGTGACTGTGACGTCGCATTGACCGGCTGTGTGGATGACCCCTGCCAGAACGGCGCCACCTGTGTGCCATCACTGCATGAAGATGAGCATCGACACACCTGCAGATGCCCTtctggtttccatggtgacacATGCGAAACCTCCACCACCTTCTCCATCACAGCGAGAGGATATCTGGTCGTGGAGGTTCCGCACCGCAACAGGACCCGCAGGCAGGCGGGATCGCAAGGGCCGAGCGTCCAGCTGAGGTTCAGGACGACCTTGCCGGATGCAATTCTCTTCTACCGGGGAAGCCAAGAGCACTTTTTCATACTGGAGCTAATTGGTGGAAATCTTCTCTCCAGAGCCGAATCGGGAGATTTGAAGCTCGCTGTGCAGTTAAGCGGGGATTTCAGTGACGGACTCTGGCGTGAAGTCTCTGTTAGTGTGGATGAGAGACTGACTCTGACCCTGCTGTCAGAGAACAGGACAGCTGAGGATGGAGGTCACAACCAGCTTCTGTCCTTCCAGCCGCACGGTTTGGAGAAAGCGTACATCGGCGGGGTTCCACCGGAATACTTGAACAACACTGAGAACAGGATGGGATTCGTCGGCTGTTTTGAGGATCTGCTCGTGGATTCTCAGCTGGTTCTTCCTCAGAACTTCAGCTCAGAGCCGGATGTGCAGATGGGCTGTGAGAGGAGGGAACGGTGCCGTCCGGACCCCTGCTCTGAGCGTGGTCACTGCGTGGATCTGTGGAGCGACTACATGTGCCACTGCCGCAGGCCATTTTATGGACACAACTGTTCAGAAG AGCACTCTTCATGGACGTTCAGTCATGAGCGCAACAGAAGCTTCGCTGCGTTTCCCATCACCCAGAAGCACGGCGCTAACCTGACTGTGTCCTTGTGGCTGAAAACACGTCAGATAAATGGCCTGGTCTTTCAGCTCCAGCATGAGAATCAAGCATACTTTACTCTTTTTCTTAAAAATGGCTCAATGTATGTTGCGATATACAACTCCGTCAGAAGGGCCTCCAACTTCCTAACCGATGGGGAGAAGGTTTTTGTGGCTATTAAAAAAGAACAAGGCGTTATAGTATTTAATCAAACGCAGCAGATTTCTGTCAGTCACAGTGATTTCGAGGTAGAAGCAGGAGATGTGGCATATCTTGGTGGACTTCCTGAAGGTGAGACCAATGTACCGTGGGGCGGATATTTCAAGGGCTGTATGCAGGACGTCCGCATAGACGACACACAGCTGTACATGTACACGGGGAGCATCAGCCAGAAACCACAACATCCAAGCTACTTACCAAGAAACTCGTCTAATGTGCTGGAGGGTTGTGTGGGCGACCAGACGTGTAAG ATGAAGCCCTGTCAGAATGGAGGGAAATGTCGGGTCATCTGGAATGACTTTGTGTGCTCATGTCCGCTGAACTACTCCGGGAAGACGTGTGACACATGCGTGTGGTGTGTTAGTGACCCGTGTGACTCTGGGACTCGATGTGTGGACTTGCCTGATGGTTATGAGT GTTTAGCCAACGCCACATTTGAGAGCAATGCTTTGAAGTTCAGTGCCAACGGCTCCTTGCTCGCCCCTGTGACACACATCTCAATGGAGCTGCGGACGCGTGAGGAGAACGGGACGCTGTTACGCGCCTCCAACCGTCTGGAGTTCTTCTGCATGGGGCTCCTGAACTCCTCGCTGATCGTGAAGTTCCGTGAGGGTAACAGTCTGGATGTGCACGCTTTCACCAGCGACGTCCCCGTGTCGGACGGAGAATGGCATCAAGTGGAGCTCTACACGTCCAGCTCGCGGATCGCAGCGTCCCGTTGGCTCCTCACCGTGGACGGACAGCCGGCCGGATCCAGCCTTGCGGCAGCTGGCAGCGCAGACTTCTTCAACTTCTCCACCGTGTGGCTGGCGCAGAACTACACCGGCTGTTTGGGCGAGGTGCGAATTGGTGGGGTTTATTTACCGTTTTCCGGACGCCTGGAGGAAGAGGCGCCGCAAGCGTCACAGTTCATCCGAGTTGGCGGGATGGCGGAGCCTCAGCTGGGATGCACCAGCACCCGCTTGTGTCTTTCCGAGCCGTGCCAGAACAACGGCACGTGTACAGACCTCTTCAATCTCTTTGACTGCAAATGTGCCCCGGGATGGACGGGCGAACGCTGCCAGGAGAACGTAGACGAGTGCGGCCAACGGCCCTGTGTCCGGGGAGAGTGCCGGGATCTGCCGGGGGACTATGAGTGCGAGTGCCCTGCCGGATACGGTGGGAAGAACTGCCAGGAGGTGGACAAATGCCAGGAGCATCGCTGTGAGAACGGAGGCTCCTGTGTGACTACAGACACAGGATGCACCTGCGTCTGTCCACCTGATCACACGGGACCGCTCTGCCA ATGGCGTTTCCCTCGCCGTCAGTGTGAGGTGGATTCAGAGTGTGAGAATGGCGGCATTTGCACTGAGGGATTCTGGGGAACGAACTTTACCTGCAGACCAGGCTTCAGTGGAGAGAG ATGTGAAGTGGATATAGATGAATGTGAGTCGGACCCTTGTCTTAATGGAGGCAGGTGTGTAAACAGAGCCAATCACTTCCTCTGCGAATGTGTGTCGAACTTCACCGGAGAAAACTGTGAGAATATG AAGCAGCTGCAGATGGAGCGCGTCCCGTGGCTGGTGGTGGCCGTCCCGCTGGCGAGTCTCGCTGTCCTGCTGGCAACGGTGGGGTTGGTTTGCATGGTTCTCACCACCCGGAAGAAGCGGCAGTCGGAGGGCACCTACAGCCCCAGTCAACAGGAAGTCGCAGGAGCCCGGATGGAGATGGGCAGCGTGCTTAAAGTGCCCCCTGAAGAAAGACTGATCTGA